The following are encoded together in the Nicotiana tabacum cultivar K326 unplaced genomic scaffold, ASM71507v2 Un00001, whole genome shotgun sequence genome:
- the LOC107827938 gene encoding KH domain-containing protein HEN4, with translation MHEPNLVAASSVPHSATTVPAAANNNSPLPRRVVFRLLCHASRVGGVIGKSGSIIRQLQQDTSAKIHVDVSTPNSDHHRLIVVVASASLNKKIRLNLLGPTGGDEQQWNDEIEVSAAQEALVRVFERVIDVTAENNGVVLGAESVVSCRLLVKGNQVGALMGKGGKVIDAIRRENGCRIKVLTSDKLPSCASPNDEIVEIEGDILAVKKALVAVSRRLQDCFSVERNRTVENAPLELDSEQTLPPRQVDLPAQRSSMSQPITTSSFSGASGCHPVSLDAEKFSNIDAKIPLQEVAFRILCPNEKVGAIIGKGGAIVRTLQNDSGASIAVGPNVVECNERVIAITALENLELRKSPAQTAAVLVFDRILDAGSGMNLGTRSLITFRLVVPSNQVGCLLGKGGAIISEIRKETGSSIRIFRGDQVPKCVSDNDEVVQIAGEFVNVQDALRNVTGRLRDNLLAAKVSNGAVSRNSSPLASESSFSGQMKEPPFGFHRSSGVSHGINQHPDLTRSMDNLVLSNNIDHPPSPGQWSSQTRPGGNQRGAFDVSKGSNSVKGGIELGCGSRSAIVTNTTVEILVPESVISSVYGENGSNLARLRQISGAKVMVHEGRSGTTDRTIVISGTPDETQAAQSLLQAFILTG, from the exons ATGCACGAACCCAACCTCGTCGCCGCCTCCTCCGTCCCCCACTCCGCCACCACCGTACCCGCCGCCGCCAACAACAACTCACCGCTACCGAGGCGTGTCGTGTTCCGTCTCCTCTGCCATGCTTCCCGCGTCGGAGGAGTCATCGGAAAATCAGGTTCCATCATCCGACAACTCCAACAAGATACCTCCGCAAAGATTCACGTTGATGTCTCCACTCCCAACTCCGACCACCACCGCCTCATCGTCGTCGTAGCCTCCGCTTCCCTAAACAAGAAGATTAGGCTCAATCTCTTGGGCCCCACCGGGGGGGATGAGCAGCAGTGGAATGATGAGATTGAGGTTTCGGCTGCACAAGAGGCACTCGTTAGGGTTTTCGAAAGAGTGATAGATGTAACAGCTGAAAATAATGGCGTTGTTTTGGGTGCGGAGAGTGTGGTGTCGTGTAGGTTATTAGTGAAGGGGAATCAGGTGGGTGCTTTGATGGGTAAAGGTGGAAAAGTAATTGATGCAATTAGAAGAGAGAATGGATGTAGGATTAAGGTTTTAACTTCAGATAAGTTGCCATCTTGTGCTTCGCCCAATGATGAAATAGTTGAG ATAGAAGGGGACATTCTGGCTGTTAAGAAAGCACTTGTTGCTGTCAGTCGCCGACTTCAAGATTGTTTCTCTGTTGAAAGAAATAGAACGGTTGAGAATGCGCCACTTGAGTTAGATTCGGAACAGACTTTGCCTCCTCGGCAAGTTGATCTACCTGCACAAAGGAGTTCAATGTCACAGCCCATAACCACAAGCTCTTTCTCAGGTGCCTCTGGATGCCATCCTGTGTCTCTAGATGCTGAGAAGTTTTCCAACATTGATGCAAAAATACCATTACAAGAGGTTGCTTTCAGGATTCTCTGCCCAAATGAAAAGGTTGGTGCAATAATAGGCAAGGGTGGGGCAATTGTAAGGACTCTTCAGAATGACAGCGGTGCAAGCATCGCTGTTGGGCCAAATGTCGTTGAGTGCAACGAGCGAGTGATAGCTATTACCGCATTAGAG AACCTAGAATTACGGAAATCTCCAGCACAAACCGCTGCGGTTCTTGTTTTTGATCGGATTCTGGACGCTGGCTCTGGGATGAATTTGGGTACAAGATCACTAATTACATTTCGACTTGTGGTGCCATCCAACCAAGTTGGTTGTTTATTGGGGAAGGGAGGCGCAATAATTTCAGAGATAAGGAAGGAGACAGGTTCCAGCATACGAATATTTAGAGGTGACCAAGTCCCTAAGTGTGTCTCAGACAATGATGAAGTTGTGCAG ATTGCAGGTGAGTTTGTAAATGTACAAGATGCTTTACGAAATGTCACTGGTCGGTTGCGTGATAACCTCTTGGCAGCGAAGGTGTCAAATGGTGCTGTAAGCAGAAACAGCTCTCCTCTGGCGTCTGAAAGTAGTTTCTCTGGCCAAATGAAGGAACCTCCTTTTGGATTTCATCGGTCTAGTGGTGTCTCACATGGTATCAATCAGCATCCTGATTTAACACGGTCTATGGATAACCTTGTACTTTCCAACAACATAGATCATCCCCCATCACCAGGACAGTGGTCATCACAG ACACGACCTGGAGGAAACCAAAGAGGTGCTTTTGACGTCAGCAAAGGATCTAATTCAGTAAAAGGCGGCATAGAACTTGGATG TGGAAGCAGATCTGCCATTGTGACCAATACTACTGTGGAGATCTTGGTTCCTGAAAGTGTTATCAGCTCTGTGTATGGGGAGAACGGGAGCAACTTGGCTCGTCTAAGACAG ATTTCAGGTGCAAAGGTCATGGTACACGAGGGCCGCTCTGGAACAACTGACAGGACTATCGTAATCTCTGGGACACCAGATGAAACACAGGCTGCTCAGAGCCTCCTTCAGGCATTCATACTAACTGGATAG